One genomic window of Coregonus clupeaformis isolate EN_2021a unplaced genomic scaffold, ASM2061545v1 scaf1408, whole genome shotgun sequence includes the following:
- the LOC121561493 gene encoding LOW QUALITY PROTEIN: F-box only protein 5-like (The sequence of the model RefSeq protein was modified relative to this genomic sequence to represent the inferred CDS: inserted 2 bases in 1 codon) produces MLSQREGTPSLYCSQQSRFREYQAAASLLKQHESLKPCKRCGSPAKHNADAMRATCTRLSCAFDFCTLCQXALYGSSACHTGLARGPSSSRAILIGSARSKRNVRRL; encoded by the exons ATGCTCTCCCAGAGAGAAGGCACACCGTCGCTGTACTGCTCCCAGCAATCTCGCTTCAGAGAATACCAAGCG GCTGCCAGTTTGCTGAAGCAGCACGAGTCGCTGAAGCCCTGTAAGCGCTGCGGCTCTCCTGCCAAGCACAACGCAGATGCCATGAGGGCCACCTGTACCCGCCTCAGCTGTGCCTTTGACTTCTGCACCCTGTGCCA GGCCCTTTATGGCTCCTCAGCCTGCCACACAGGGCTGGCCCGGGGGCCTAGCAGCTCCAGAGCCATCCTCATCGGCAGCGCTCGCAGCAAGAGGAACGTCAGGCGCCTGTGA